From Polynucleobacter sp. JS-JIR-II-b4, a single genomic window includes:
- a CDS encoding polysaccharide biosynthesis tyrosine autokinase — translation MNTEVNSNGQPNQNDSGARLIQEESHGISIVEIVENVYFFRWFFFATFALITSFAILYALFSPPIYRADTLIQVEEKKSASLGALKDLTNALGSGGSSPVLGEIEIIRSRTVIGEAVEALKANISVSVDNRLPIVGGWLSRILSKGSDGLATPLWGGSSIAWGGENLKIGRMVVPPNMYGEPFYLTIEPDQSWNLRGRDGSSILTGQGLNTEAVSEDKNYSLMLDQFKARPGTVFKLVVYSPQLFILDVLDYITAAETKRQSSIIRVTYESSDSQYAAGMLRAIADAYVGQNISRRSEESQKSLAFLNKELPRLKAELEANEETLSEYRRQNKSVDIPGEIKELLTQTTNIEKARLELELKRKEYQTRYQPDHPLLKGVNFQLAQIQTQTGQMNKEISSLPQVQQDYIRKERDVVVNNQLYVSLLNNAQQLQIAKAGTIGNVYVVDPPVAPEIPSRPVKPLVVAIGALLGLVLGFVVCQLLAFLSGVVRDPKKLEQEVGLSTFAILPVAQEQIDIIDETDDQAVFMLSKERPTAIPVEALRALRTSTLFALSEKPRSKVILITSAVPSQGKSFISANLAYLLASTDKRVLLIEADVRRASLHRYIAFGKDDPGLTSVLRDKHSVDTVILSNVYEKLDFLPAGLTVKNPGDMLSSDAMIELINTMAERYDYVVIDSPPLLPVNDARSLARAADVTLFVARQNMTSIAEIREAIEIFEKGGSKIDGLIFNGFIPSQIRYGYNYGYGYRNYGLYGRYASYGGKYGRKYGQSYDSQKEYRYKDYGTKDTKAKK, via the coding sequence ATGAACACTGAAGTTAATTCAAACGGACAGCCCAATCAAAATGATAGTGGCGCACGTTTGATTCAAGAAGAGTCTCATGGCATTTCAATAGTAGAAATTGTTGAGAACGTTTATTTTTTTCGGTGGTTCTTTTTTGCCACCTTTGCGCTCATTACTTCCTTTGCTATTTTGTATGCGCTCTTTTCTCCCCCAATCTACAGAGCCGACACCCTCATTCAAGTGGAGGAGAAAAAAAGCGCTAGCTTAGGTGCTCTGAAAGATCTGACGAATGCGTTAGGGAGTGGCGGCAGCTCACCCGTTTTAGGGGAGATCGAGATTATCCGGTCCCGCACGGTGATTGGAGAGGCGGTAGAAGCGCTGAAAGCCAATATTAGCGTTAGCGTAGATAACCGCTTACCTATTGTAGGTGGTTGGCTTTCCCGTATTCTGAGTAAAGGCTCGGATGGCTTGGCGACTCCTTTATGGGGCGGTAGTTCTATAGCTTGGGGTGGCGAAAATTTAAAAATTGGGCGCATGGTTGTTCCGCCTAATATGTATGGTGAACCTTTTTATTTAACAATCGAGCCTGACCAATCTTGGAATTTGAGGGGTAGAGATGGCTCCAGCATTTTGACGGGCCAAGGTTTGAATACTGAGGCAGTCAGTGAAGATAAGAATTATTCACTCATGCTGGATCAATTCAAAGCCCGCCCGGGAACCGTATTCAAGTTAGTCGTCTATTCACCTCAATTGTTTATTTTAGATGTCCTTGATTACATCACTGCCGCTGAAACGAAGCGTCAATCAAGCATTATCAGAGTAACCTACGAAAGTTCTGATTCCCAGTACGCAGCAGGAATGTTGCGTGCGATTGCCGATGCTTATGTTGGGCAAAATATTAGCCGGCGCTCAGAAGAGTCGCAGAAAAGTTTAGCGTTTCTGAATAAAGAATTACCGCGCTTGAAGGCTGAATTAGAGGCGAACGAAGAGACTCTGAGTGAATATCGTCGCCAAAATAAATCGGTTGATATTCCGGGTGAGATTAAAGAATTGCTCACCCAAACAACAAATATTGAAAAAGCCCGCCTTGAATTGGAGTTAAAGCGTAAGGAGTATCAGACGCGTTATCAGCCCGATCACCCATTACTTAAAGGCGTGAACTTCCAATTAGCTCAAATTCAAACTCAAACTGGGCAGATGAATAAGGAAATTTCTAGTCTGCCTCAAGTTCAGCAAGACTATATTCGTAAAGAGCGAGATGTGGTCGTAAATAATCAGTTGTACGTCTCATTACTCAATAACGCCCAGCAACTTCAAATTGCTAAAGCGGGAACGATTGGCAATGTATATGTAGTGGATCCACCCGTCGCCCCTGAAATACCCTCTCGACCAGTCAAGCCTTTAGTGGTCGCTATTGGCGCACTCCTAGGACTTGTTTTAGGCTTTGTTGTTTGCCAGCTATTAGCTTTCTTATCGGGTGTTGTTAGAGATCCGAAAAAATTGGAGCAAGAGGTTGGCTTAAGTACTTTTGCAATTTTGCCGGTTGCTCAGGAGCAGATCGACATCATTGATGAAACCGATGATCAAGCGGTGTTTATGCTTTCTAAAGAAAGGCCTACTGCTATTCCAGTGGAGGCATTGCGTGCACTGCGAACCTCTACATTATTTGCACTTTCCGAGAAGCCTCGCTCTAAAGTTATTCTGATCACTTCAGCGGTACCCTCCCAAGGAAAATCGTTTATTTCGGCTAACCTTGCTTATCTATTGGCATCTACGGATAAACGCGTGCTCCTAATTGAGGCTGACGTGCGCAGAGCTTCACTGCACCGCTATATTGCTTTTGGTAAAGATGACCCAGGCTTAACAAGCGTTCTAAGGGATAAACATAGCGTAGATACCGTCATTTTGAGTAATGTCTACGAAAAATTAGATTTTCTACCGGCTGGCTTAACCGTAAAGAATCCTGGCGACATGCTTTCATCCGATGCCATGATTGAGTTAATTAATACCATGGCTGAACGCTATGATTATGTGGTGATCGACTCACCACCGCTTTTACCAGTAAACGATGCAAGATCATTAGCACGGGCCGCGGATGTAACCCTTTTTGTGGCACGTCAAAATATGACTTCGATCGCTGAGATTCGGGAAGCGATAGAGATTTTTGAAAAGGGTGGCTCAAAGATTGATGGTCTCATTTTTAATGGCTTTATTCCCTCACAGATTCGTTATGGCTATAACTACGGTTACGGCTACCGTAACTATGGTTTATATGGCCGATATGCAAGCTATGGCGGAAAATATGGACGTAAATACGGGCAATCGTATGATTCTCAAAAGGAATATCGTTACAAGGATTACGGTACAAAAGATACCAAAGCTAAAAAATGA
- a CDS encoding MATE family efflux transporter, with amino-acid sequence MARVAAISNLFYKISLMVVMIFSVRMTLLYLGVERYGIWLTISSLVGILNIFDLGVGNALINRVASASSRVNNKKLCNIISGGLFTLGLISFAVGILFYLVVAFVPWHSLLKIDNQLIYLETYATIKTFVLMFALTMFTEGVNKVFYGMQRIYEANIMRIIGAFLTLPFIWFAIKLNAGMPYLLVASMSGAIVANLVLMGLLFLRKQFSLENLFLNSRIEMPHLFKMGGLFFFLQMGSIVVYGADNLIIANFLGATSVAIYGVVQKMFQFTSQSCLVVNSGLWPAYANAKEHGDSIFIRHTLIKSILLTLAIAVSMGLILIIFGGSIISHWTNHEIIVSVALLSAFCFWSIADAVANSFAMFLNGLSLLKPQMMALFTLIFFGMPLKIWLASQFGLVAMLTGFTIFFLANILFWYCLVNKEIIFSTLYEKKFI; translated from the coding sequence TTGGCTAGAGTTGCTGCAATAAGCAATCTATTCTATAAAATTTCATTAATGGTTGTAATGATTTTCTCGGTTCGAATGACGCTTTTGTATTTGGGTGTAGAGCGTTATGGAATTTGGTTGACAATTTCTAGTTTGGTTGGGATATTAAATATTTTTGATTTAGGGGTTGGAAATGCATTAATTAATAGAGTTGCATCCGCATCCTCTAGAGTTAATAATAAAAAATTATGCAATATTATTAGTGGCGGATTATTCACATTAGGCCTTATTTCGTTTGCTGTCGGGATCTTATTTTATCTAGTGGTTGCTTTTGTGCCTTGGCATAGCCTTCTTAAAATTGATAATCAATTAATCTACCTAGAGACCTACGCAACTATAAAAACTTTTGTATTAATGTTTGCACTTACCATGTTTACAGAGGGGGTGAATAAAGTTTTTTATGGAATGCAACGAATATATGAGGCTAATATAATGCGCATTATTGGCGCATTTTTGACTTTGCCCTTTATTTGGTTTGCAATCAAGCTAAATGCAGGTATGCCCTATCTGCTGGTGGCAAGCATGTCTGGAGCTATAGTTGCAAATTTAGTGCTAATGGGATTATTGTTCTTGCGAAAGCAATTTTCACTAGAAAATCTATTCCTGAATTCAAGAATTGAGATGCCTCATCTTTTTAAGATGGGCGGACTATTTTTCTTCCTGCAAATGGGATCAATAGTAGTTTATGGGGCGGATAATCTAATTATTGCCAATTTTCTTGGTGCAACTTCTGTCGCAATTTACGGAGTGGTGCAAAAGATGTTTCAATTTACTAGTCAATCTTGTTTGGTTGTTAATAGTGGCCTTTGGCCTGCATATGCCAATGCAAAAGAGCATGGAGACAGCATTTTTATAAGGCATACATTAATAAAATCAATTCTTTTGACTTTGGCTATTGCTGTAAGTATGGGATTGATACTAATCATTTTCGGCGGTTCAATAATATCGCATTGGACTAATCATGAAATAATTGTATCGGTTGCATTACTAAGTGCTTTTTGTTTTTGGTCAATAGCTGATGCGGTAGCAAACTCATTTGCTATGTTTCTCAATGGACTTTCGTTACTAAAACCTCAGATGATGGCCTTGTTTACTCTTATTTTTTTTGGGATGCCTTTAAAGATTTGGCTGGCCAGTCAATTTGGTCTTGTGGCCATGTTGACGGGTTTCACAATATTCTTCCTAGCGAACATACTCTTTTGGTACTGTTTAGTAAATAAAGAGATAATTTTTTCTACGCTTTATGAAAAGAAATTTATATGA
- a CDS encoding polysaccharide biosynthesis/export family protein, whose protein sequence is MKRGLILWTILLMLSISGCTFLPGMSSHYFAPEVVDEGPTEAPYTLVRITPSFLDNMNGVQAARNKKPAGVGPFNPPASDVYKLGPQDVLRIFVWGNPDLTPVINTATGSNVASSPAGRTINENGDVFFPMVGEIHAADMTISQFRKVLTQKLSKYIKDPQIDVDVAGFRSQKVFISGEVKVPGIIPVTDQPLRITDAIGLAGGLTPEADLYNLVLTRGKVSAQIDLDRIYYGGDTSANLLLQHGDVLGVPDRNVRKIFVLGEVGNANGVNQSRSYIMRRGRMSLAEVLSDAGGTNPFSSASNKVYVMRADENGDPIIYHLAARDPVAMVMADQFEMRPRDVVFVSPTDMVEIGRFIGQFFPLTSAVQTVKATPF, encoded by the coding sequence ATGAAACGAGGATTGATCCTTTGGACCATCCTACTGATGTTGAGTATCTCTGGTTGTACGTTCCTACCAGGAATGTCTTCGCACTACTTTGCCCCTGAAGTAGTGGATGAGGGCCCCACTGAAGCGCCGTATACATTAGTGCGTATTACTCCCTCATTTTTAGATAATATGAATGGTGTTCAAGCGGCGCGCAATAAAAAGCCCGCAGGTGTTGGCCCATTTAATCCGCCTGCTTCTGACGTTTATAAGCTTGGCCCACAAGATGTATTACGCATTTTTGTTTGGGGCAATCCTGATTTAACTCCAGTGATCAATACTGCTACTGGTAGTAATGTGGCTAGCTCGCCGGCAGGAAGAACCATTAATGAAAATGGTGATGTCTTTTTCCCAATGGTTGGTGAGATCCATGCTGCTGACATGACGATTTCTCAGTTTCGAAAAGTGCTGACTCAGAAATTAAGTAAGTACATTAAAGACCCCCAAATTGACGTAGACGTTGCAGGGTTTCGGAGTCAAAAAGTCTTTATCTCAGGAGAAGTCAAGGTACCTGGCATTATTCCTGTGACAGATCAGCCTCTACGTATTACTGATGCTATTGGTTTAGCGGGTGGACTCACTCCAGAGGCAGATCTTTATAACCTAGTGCTCACACGTGGCAAGGTGAGTGCCCAGATTGACCTAGACCGTATTTATTACGGTGGAGATACCTCGGCTAATTTATTGCTACAACACGGGGATGTCTTAGGGGTACCAGATCGTAATGTGCGCAAAATCTTTGTCTTGGGCGAAGTGGGTAATGCGAATGGTGTCAATCAATCTCGTTCCTACATCATGCGTCGAGGCAGGATGAGTTTGGCGGAAGTTTTATCTGATGCTGGTGGAACCAACCCCTTCTCTTCAGCCTCAAATAAAGTGTATGTCATGCGCGCTGATGAAAATGGAGATCCGATTATTTATCACTTAGCCGCAAGAGACCCTGTAGCCATGGTGATGGCTGACCAGTTTGAAATGCGCCCACGCGATGTAGTCTTTGTATCGCCGACTGATATGGTTGAAATCGGCCGCTTCATAGGTCAGTTTTTTCCTCTGACCTCCGCAGTTCAGACTGTCAAAGCAACCCCCTTTTAA
- a CDS encoding glycosyltransferase family 4 protein, producing the protein MFEGEILSTFLAGMLTSILVLLVITHTREIHEVWTSGPKEAIQKMHAGAVPRIGGIGILLGMGVMVVVYRPINSIVFSTFIASSFIFAIGFAEDLSNKIKVSWRLLLTFIPGIFIAVNSGIYLTHFGWGWIDSLLSIQFLAIGFTAFALAGVSHAFNMIDGLNGLVSFTSLWILGAYLSLGFYYDDLLIVHMCLLLAAPILGFLLFNWPLGKCFLGDGGAYLIGFFLAFIGVLLAERHLVISPFAPLLICSYPIIEVLYSSVRRILKGRNSGAPDNQHLHQLFKFRLIKPLLKKHNLQTVIINSITGFAISLICSPFLVLAVLFKTDQNVLIGLFLIEFFLYRFLYRFLVNSNVELKAIVKSFK; encoded by the coding sequence ATGTTTGAAGGTGAAATCCTAAGCACTTTCTTAGCTGGCATGCTTACTAGCATCCTAGTATTATTAGTCATTACCCACACAAGAGAAATTCATGAGGTGTGGACCTCGGGACCAAAAGAGGCGATTCAAAAAATGCATGCAGGTGCTGTGCCTCGTATTGGTGGAATAGGTATTCTTCTGGGAATGGGAGTAATGGTTGTGGTTTACCGACCCATTAACTCCATAGTCTTCTCGACCTTCATTGCGTCTAGCTTTATTTTTGCGATTGGATTTGCGGAAGACTTGAGTAACAAGATAAAAGTGTCTTGGCGTTTATTGCTTACTTTTATACCGGGTATTTTTATCGCAGTAAATTCAGGTATTTATCTAACCCATTTTGGTTGGGGGTGGATAGATTCATTGCTTTCCATTCAGTTTTTAGCAATTGGTTTTACTGCTTTCGCCCTTGCAGGAGTTAGCCATGCTTTTAATATGATTGACGGTTTGAATGGCTTAGTAAGTTTCACTAGTTTATGGATTTTAGGAGCTTATTTAAGTCTGGGATTTTATTATGACGATCTTCTAATTGTGCATATGTGTCTACTTCTGGCTGCCCCAATTCTAGGATTTTTGCTATTTAACTGGCCCTTAGGAAAATGCTTCTTAGGTGATGGAGGGGCATACCTGATCGGATTCTTCTTGGCATTTATTGGGGTGCTTTTAGCTGAGCGCCATTTGGTAATCTCACCCTTTGCACCATTGCTCATTTGCTCCTACCCAATTATTGAAGTTTTATATTCGAGTGTGCGCCGAATCTTAAAAGGTCGTAACTCTGGTGCTCCAGATAATCAACACTTACACCAACTCTTTAAATTTAGATTGATTAAGCCTCTGCTGAAAAAGCACAATCTTCAGACAGTGATTATCAATTCAATCACAGGCTTTGCTATTAGTTTGATTTGCTCGCCATTTTTGGTTTTGGCTGTTCTTTTTAAAACAGATCAAAATGTTCTGATTGGTCTATTTTTAATTGAGTTTTTTCTATACAGATTTCTATATAGATTTTTAGTTAACTCTAATGTGGAGCTTAAAGCCATAGTTAAGTCTTTTAAATAG
- a CDS encoding YjbH domain-containing protein codes for MNSMTSEDGTPQSFWIQFPYPFLVKSLLWSFATIYCVLNAGQSQAQARINEVGTQAVDQVSVSSVTAEESLSPKIVKGERLSDWLLRDHQAEQSPAQQQTPEGNPKAPFYLGSSWLTPVEIPDQAKAKQNLLDSLDKIPFPVDDPAALQTKASLTRLIDSMSVTGRVVLPNTNPRFLQANPKQDPILRGNEKVVVPITPQSVTVIRNNGTLCQIAYRPHIETRVYLEGCALKGKDRERQPDWAWLVEPNGSVHQVPTAAWNAAQQIFPAPGSWIWAPPRYSEWTSAAGEAFSKNLAQFLGTQGPSGLPQSPGINESQIAYLPRLGPREIYSASRNLPISNNLWGETGLLQVPSARVAPAGTGSASLALWQPYGTVNLGFAPLDWFEFAVRYTNINNVPYGSQELAGGQSYKDKSAGVKFRVWEESAYIPQIAVGIRDIAGTGLFSSEYAVASKRYNDFDLSLGVGWGQLGTRNNMSNPMSIFGSSFKTRPAPTVGQGGTVNTGALFHGTSALIGGVQYHTPWDPLVLKLELDGNSYQQTPQPDLPFGQNLTTKTMFNFGATYQGSFWDVTVGLRGGQQVMFALNLHDRIDLLSTPKVAQAKPVTVALKPVGSYDPVMPEVLASNSGNVNGVIGFSQTQSATKSQTQAALKTNLKASVNNITNPSNQNAQDIANRAIKKYALEAQSNKGLVSQNGGGIDLNTPSTMRGSSSLEGGSANGLREASQLTAVYHQTLLDFEAQTQWKVSSLSAQGDVWTLNLQDASGIFIRNRLARGVAVMHRDAPSQIQYFEIRLNNWGMLVSQYRINRKDWMLAETQLLPPSERHPTVLTQNPSAYSTLWSNRSLPSESSSAPPLSNATEESLGKTLATLEQNPLQTNLGVSYNQIVGGPNTPLLFALGAKGDASYKFRENTWVTGTVNARVLDNFGKYTYQPPPDGLYPVRTNIRQYMTTSVVTMPNLQVTNAGQLGGNHFASVYAGYLEMMFAGAGAEYLWRPVDSSIALGANINRVYQRQFNQWTSFQNYKVNTGFVTGYWDTGVQDILVKLSLGQYLAGDRGGTLDLSRVFQNGVKIGAYATRTNVSYSAFGEGSFDKGLYVTVPFDAFFARNSDSTANLLFTPLIRDGGAMLFRKYQLYDMTRTRDSRALSFGPD; via the coding sequence ATGAACTCTATGACGAGTGAGGATGGCACTCCACAATCGTTTTGGATTCAGTTTCCGTACCCTTTTTTGGTCAAATCCTTGTTATGGTCTTTTGCCACTATTTATTGTGTGTTGAATGCTGGGCAGAGTCAGGCTCAAGCCAGAATAAATGAAGTAGGTACTCAGGCTGTAGACCAAGTGAGCGTCTCATCAGTAACTGCTGAAGAGTCTTTGTCGCCAAAAATAGTAAAAGGTGAGCGCTTAAGCGATTGGTTATTACGAGATCATCAGGCGGAGCAATCTCCCGCTCAACAACAAACCCCTGAAGGCAATCCTAAAGCACCTTTCTATCTAGGAAGCTCATGGCTAACGCCTGTAGAGATACCGGACCAAGCAAAAGCGAAACAGAACTTATTAGATAGCTTGGATAAAATCCCGTTTCCTGTGGATGACCCAGCAGCTTTGCAAACGAAGGCATCTTTAACGAGGTTGATTGATTCCATGTCGGTGACTGGGCGCGTGGTGTTGCCCAATACCAATCCCCGTTTCTTGCAGGCTAACCCAAAGCAAGATCCCATTTTGCGTGGTAACGAGAAGGTGGTTGTTCCAATCACGCCGCAAAGTGTGACAGTGATTCGGAATAACGGAACTTTGTGTCAGATTGCCTATCGCCCTCATATTGAGACTCGGGTTTATTTAGAGGGATGTGCGCTCAAAGGCAAGGATCGAGAGCGTCAGCCAGATTGGGCATGGCTAGTCGAACCAAATGGCTCAGTCCATCAAGTTCCCACAGCCGCTTGGAATGCTGCCCAACAAATATTTCCGGCGCCTGGCTCTTGGATTTGGGCTCCTCCTCGGTATAGTGAGTGGACCAGTGCAGCAGGGGAAGCTTTTTCAAAAAATCTGGCACAGTTCTTGGGGACACAAGGACCCTCTGGTTTACCGCAAAGCCCTGGTATCAATGAGTCACAAATCGCCTATTTACCAAGATTAGGACCTCGAGAAATTTATAGCGCCTCTCGTAACCTCCCCATCTCTAATAATTTATGGGGTGAGACCGGCTTACTTCAAGTCCCATCAGCAAGAGTAGCTCCTGCCGGAACAGGTTCAGCCTCCTTGGCTTTGTGGCAGCCTTATGGCACAGTCAATTTAGGCTTTGCCCCATTAGATTGGTTTGAATTTGCCGTTCGATACACCAACATTAATAACGTACCGTACGGCTCCCAAGAACTCGCGGGTGGGCAGTCTTATAAAGATAAAAGTGCAGGTGTGAAATTTAGAGTTTGGGAGGAAAGTGCTTATATTCCCCAAATTGCTGTAGGTATACGTGATATTGCTGGTACAGGATTATTTAGCTCCGAATACGCTGTTGCTAGTAAACGGTATAACGATTTTGACTTGAGTTTGGGTGTGGGCTGGGGTCAGTTGGGTACCCGCAATAATATGAGCAATCCCATGAGTATTTTTGGCTCAAGTTTTAAAACTAGACCAGCACCAACGGTGGGCCAAGGCGGCACCGTCAATACTGGCGCCTTGTTTCATGGTACGAGTGCCCTGATCGGGGGGGTCCAATACCATACCCCTTGGGATCCTTTGGTCTTAAAGTTGGAGTTGGATGGCAATAGTTATCAACAAACACCGCAGCCAGATTTACCGTTTGGGCAAAACTTGACCACCAAAACGATGTTCAATTTCGGCGCAACCTATCAAGGCAGTTTTTGGGACGTCACAGTGGGTTTGCGTGGTGGACAGCAGGTGATGTTTGCCCTCAATTTACATGATCGCATCGATCTATTAAGCACTCCGAAAGTGGCTCAAGCAAAACCCGTTACAGTTGCACTCAAACCTGTTGGCTCCTATGACCCGGTAATGCCTGAAGTACTTGCTTCCAATAGCGGCAATGTAAATGGTGTGATTGGCTTCAGTCAAACTCAGAGTGCCACCAAGAGTCAGACTCAAGCAGCCCTCAAAACAAACCTTAAGGCTTCAGTCAACAACATCACGAACCCTAGCAATCAAAATGCTCAAGACATCGCAAATCGAGCGATTAAAAAATATGCTTTAGAGGCTCAGTCAAACAAGGGGCTGGTTTCTCAAAATGGAGGGGGGATTGATTTAAATACCCCATCAACAATGAGGGGCAGCTCCTCCTTGGAGGGGGGTTCTGCAAATGGCCTACGTGAGGCTAGTCAGTTAACTGCGGTCTACCACCAGACCTTGCTCGATTTTGAGGCTCAAACCCAGTGGAAAGTAAGCAGTCTGAGTGCGCAGGGTGATGTTTGGACATTGAATTTACAGGATGCCAGCGGTATTTTCATTCGCAATCGACTGGCTCGCGGTGTTGCGGTAATGCATCGTGATGCGCCCTCTCAAATTCAGTATTTTGAGATTCGTCTCAATAACTGGGGAATGTTAGTCAGTCAGTATCGTATTAATCGCAAAGATTGGATGTTGGCAGAGACGCAGTTATTACCACCCTCTGAGAGGCATCCTACTGTCCTCACGCAAAATCCTAGCGCTTACTCCACGCTGTGGAGCAACCGTTCATTGCCATCGGAATCTTCTTCTGCGCCTCCTTTATCAAATGCTACGGAGGAGTCCTTAGGAAAAACGCTAGCGACTCTGGAGCAAAATCCACTACAAACCAATTTGGGTGTCAGCTATAACCAGATCGTTGGCGGCCCTAACACGCCCTTGCTATTTGCATTGGGCGCGAAAGGTGACGCATCTTATAAATTCAGAGAGAACACCTGGGTTACGGGAACCGTGAATGCCCGTGTATTGGATAACTTTGGAAAGTACACCTATCAGCCTCCCCCCGATGGACTTTACCCAGTTCGCACTAATATTAGGCAATACATGACTACTTCAGTAGTTACCATGCCTAATTTGCAGGTGACCAATGCCGGTCAGTTAGGCGGGAATCACTTTGCGAGTGTATATGCAGGCTACTTGGAGATGATGTTTGCTGGAGCAGGTGCCGAGTATCTTTGGCGTCCTGTGGATAGCTCTATTGCATTAGGAGCAAATATTAACCGGGTCTATCAGCGCCAATTTAACCAGTGGACTTCATTTCAGAACTACAAGGTAAATACTGGCTTTGTAACGGGCTACTGGGATACTGGTGTACAAGATATTTTGGTAAAGCTCAGTTTAGGTCAATACTTAGCAGGGGACCGCGGAGGCACCTTGGATTTATCTAGGGTCTTTCAAAACGGGGTCAAAATTGGTGCATATGCAACTCGTACCAACGTGAGTTATTCGGCATTCGGTGAAGGCAGTTTTGATAAAGGTCTTTATGTAACTGTGCCCTTTGATGCCTTCTTTGCCAGAAACAGCGACTCTACAGCCAATTTATTGTTTACCCCCCTTATTCGTGACGGTGGTGCCATGCTCTTTAGGAAATACCAGCTCTACGATATGACGCGCACCCGCGATAGTCGGGCATTGTCATTTGGACCGGATTAA
- a CDS encoding YjbF family lipoprotein has translation MPTRLNSKPRFCSALFTLALLINLSGCVGEKQSLIWDTFKLGILGNDSLIDQANLNPSYRYLRADVNGNPALLVLGYENTKAGSAIETWYSSSKEVLQLEGGRLAGTGGLDTNWTDVSLMDAPAITSPELFPSDDSNTAKGKRNPKLFFFRIRSVMPQYIVNIREAVVMQGLNEAPEDAPKVLRDPANNLNLRWVQETVVLQPNNPSLPTLKAIYAYDKATKKIIFGRQCLNEKECLSWLAWPYPQGQSQVRAVR, from the coding sequence GTGCCAACCCGATTAAACTCTAAGCCGCGCTTTTGTAGCGCTCTCTTCACCCTCGCTCTTTTAATCAACCTTAGTGGCTGCGTAGGAGAGAAACAATCCCTTATTTGGGATACTTTCAAGCTGGGTATTTTAGGCAATGACAGTCTCATTGATCAGGCGAATTTAAATCCCAGTTACCGTTACTTACGTGCTGATGTCAATGGCAACCCTGCGCTTTTAGTGCTCGGTTATGAAAATACTAAAGCGGGTAGTGCCATTGAAACTTGGTACTCAAGTAGTAAAGAGGTTTTACAGCTAGAGGGTGGGCGCCTAGCCGGAACGGGTGGCCTGGATACCAATTGGACAGACGTTTCTTTAATGGATGCACCCGCCATTACTTCACCAGAACTCTTTCCCAGTGATGACAGCAACACAGCAAAAGGAAAGCGCAATCCAAAACTCTTTTTCTTTCGTATCCGTAGTGTTATGCCGCAATACATAGTTAATATTCGTGAGGCCGTGGTGATGCAGGGCTTAAATGAAGCTCCAGAAGACGCACCAAAAGTATTGCGTGATCCTGCAAATAATTTAAATCTAAGATGGGTTCAAGAAACGGTTGTACTCCAGCCAAATAATCCAAGTTTGCCAACTCTGAAGGCAATTTATGCCTACGACAAAGCTACGAAAAAGATTATCTTTGGCCGTCAATGTTTAAATGAAAAAGAATGCCTATCCTGGCTTGCATGGCCATACCCTCAAGGGCAATCACAAGTGAGAGCAGTACGATGA
- a CDS encoding VanZ family protein, with protein sequence MILQRPQWINNRYFLIAAIFYAAMFILASMHVLESSLIWTFNDKLLHFVAYFFLTIMVYLGLRGSPIGEFLLPRVLWCFGLVSGAGALDEFAQYFVGRDASFDDWLADTAAVIIALMIILLGYISLKAFRPDPISEDDDE encoded by the coding sequence ATGATTTTACAAAGACCTCAGTGGATAAATAACCGCTATTTTTTGATTGCTGCGATCTTTTATGCGGCAATGTTTATTCTTGCCTCAATGCACGTCTTGGAAAGTTCTTTGATATGGACTTTTAACGACAAACTTTTACATTTTGTAGCCTATTTTTTCTTGACTATCATGGTGTATTTGGGATTACGCGGGAGCCCCATTGGCGAGTTTTTGTTGCCAAGAGTGTTATGGTGCTTCGGTCTTGTTTCAGGGGCTGGAGCGCTTGATGAGTTTGCGCAATACTTTGTCGGTAGAGATGCAAGCTTTGATGATTGGTTGGCCGATACAGCCGCAGTCATTATTGCCCTCATGATAATCTTGCTCGGATATATAAGCCTAAAAGCTTTCAGACCAGACCCTATATCAGAGGATGATGATGAATAA